A stretch of Oryza brachyantha chromosome 4, ObraRS2, whole genome shotgun sequence DNA encodes these proteins:
- the LOC102713624 gene encoding uncharacterized protein LOC102713624 has product MAGGVMHLLNEWAIEILLLVSFFLQLILLFFAGFRRVGASAVLKLVVWPAYQLADFVATFTVGHLSVSSERRLVAFWAPFLLLHLGGPDNITAYSLADNQLWKRHLVFGLVPQALGAANVIYRSFAGRTTTLLSAAMLMFAIGVLKYGERTWALKYANLSSIRSSVNVKTPPPTTKRPLQYYPERSWLPRRDGGDVDEEELLLVAHSMFHICKRAMADSSVEPDSGEYDSKIFSYGWKEMCRVAEMELSLMYDLLYTKAAVMHTWFGFGIRVVSPLAVVAALGLFHLENDIGSYRQVDVAITYALLVAAFVLETTSLCRAIGSTWIAALLQTTRWAWLRHEALCTGRWFRLRRTVASLRRFVHRDGHRYWSGTMGQFNVLHFSTRDGTAERLGAAAEKAGLGSWWNKHVNAGSIVISDHVKELVFGHIQNMLRSVDDKSYPASKLDSIRMTRGQLALRRHGLYDDLVSSLGDEFQEGILTWHVATDIYLAVSGRATPRLTEAVRALSNYMMFLVAVRPDMLPGLQLRRLYQLTCDDLTRIWRQTKNGHESSPTSSFSFINVLSMLTRLLQLHVDDPTSTSTSTSRTTDIKTLAATLLHDNVHSHNLRHGDDVRSHVFAGALLADELLRKEKERRMSAGGGGGGTSLLPAIFEVWVEMLLYAGNRCSRESHAKQLNSGGELITLVWLLAEHAGLYRIDKTKQQLKYARNASVLV; this is encoded by the coding sequence ATGGCGGGAGGGGTGATGCACCTCCTGAACGAGTGGGCGATCGAGATCCTGCTGCTCGTCAGCTTCTTCCTCCAGctcatcctcctcttcttcgccGGGTtccgccgcgtcggcgccTCCGCCGTGCTGAAGCTGGTGGTCTGGCCGGCGTACCAGCTGGCCGACTTCGTCGCCACGTTCACCGTCGGCCACCTCTCCGTCagcagcgagcggcggctggTGGCGTTCTGGGCGCCGTTCCTGCTGCTCCACCTCGGCGGGCCCGACAACATCACCGCCTACTCGCTCGCCGACAACCAGCTCTGGAAGCGTCACCTTGTGTTCGGCCTCGTCCCGCAGGCGCTCGGCGCTGCCAACGTCATCTACCGGTCGTTCGCCGGTAGGACGACGACGCTGCTCTCGGCAGCCATGCTCATGTTCGCGATCGGCGTCCTCAAGTATGGCGAGAGGACGTGGGCGCTCAAGTACGCCAACCTCAGCAGCATCCGGAGCTCCGTCAATGTcaagacgccgccgccgacgacgaagcGTCCGCTTCAGTACTACCCGGAGCGGTCGTGGCTGCCTCGACGTGACGGCGGGGATGTCGATGAGGAGGAGCTTCTTCTCGTTGCTCACTCCATGTTCCATATCTGCAAGCGCGCCATGGCGGACTCGTCGGTGGAGCCGGACTCCGGCGAGTACGATTCCAAGATTTTCTCCTACGGGTGGAAGGAGATGTGCCGGGTGGCGGAGATGGAGCTCTCCCTCATGTACGACCTCCTCTACACCAAGGCGGCTGTGATGCACACCTGGTTCGGCTTCGGCATCCGTGTCgtctcgccgctcgccgtcgtcgccgcgctcgggCTGTTCCACCTCGAGAACGATATCGGCAGCTACCGGCAGGTCGACGTCGCCATCACCTACGCGCTGCTGGTCGCCGCCTTCGTCCTGGAGACCACGTCGCTGTGCCGGGCGATCGGGTCGACGTGGATCGCCGCCTTGCTGCAGACCACGCGTTGGGCGTGGCTCCGCCACGAGGCCCTCTGCACCGGCCGGTGGTTCCGTCTCCGCCGCACCGTCGCGTCGCTCCGGCGGTTCGTCCACCGTGACGGCCACAGGTACTGGTCCGGCACCATGGGGCAGTTCAACGTGCTCCACTTCTCCACccgcgacggcacggcggaacggctcggcgcggcggcggagaaggccGGACTCGGGAGCTGGTGGAACAAGCACGTCAACGCCGGCAGCATCGTCATCTCCGACCACGTCAAGGAGCTGGTGTTCGGACACATACAGAACATGTTAAGAAGCGTCGACGACAAGTCCTACCCGGCCTCCAAGCTCGACTCCATCAGGATGACGAGAGGACAGCTCGCGCTCCGGCGCCATGGACTCTACGACGACCTCGTCTCCAGCCTCGGCGACGAGTTCCAAGAAGGCATCCTCACCTGGCACGTCGCCACCGACATCTACCTCGCCGTCAGCGGCAGGGCGACGCCGCGGCTCACGGAGGCAGTCCGGGCGCTGTCCAACTACATGATgttcctcgtcgccgtccgccccGACATGCTGCCGGGTCTCCAGCTCCGACGACTCTACCAGCTCACCTGCGACGACTTGACCAGAATATGGCGCCAAACGAAGAACGGCCACGAGTCATCTCCTACCTCCAGCTTCTCCTTCATCAACGTCCTGAGCATGCTCACCAGACTGCTCCAGCTGCACGTCGACGACCcgacctccacctccacctccacctccaggACCACCGACATCAAGACCCTCGCGGCGACACTACTGCATGACAACGTGCACAGCCACAACCTcaggcacggcgacgacgtgagGAGCCATGTCTTCGCCGGGGCGCTGCTCGCCGACGAGCTCCTGCGCAAGGAGAAGGAGCGGCGCAtgtccgccggcggcggcggcggtgggacgTCGTTGTTGCCGGCGATCTTCGAGGTGTGGGTGGAGATGCTGCTGTACGCCGGCAACCGGTGCAGCAGGGAGTCGCACGCGAAGCAGCTCAACAGTGGGGGCGAGCTCATCACGTTGGTGTGGCTGTTGGCCGAGCACGCTGGGCTGTACCGTATCGACAAAACTAAGCAGCAATTGAAGTACGCTAGAAATGCTAGCGTGTTGGTGTAG
- the LOC102713900 gene encoding G-type lectin S-receptor-like serine/threonine-protein kinase At2g19130, with translation MRASGFTVHHMDVKAAFLNGDLQKVVYVQQSPGFIFGKAGQVLRLKKALYGLRQASWAWYPKLDTCLTLLGTRNHHEHAVYTCHTTNKHWIEARQYDLDIFITQSAYVLNLLENEACTLMSGQELTGANKLISSNGRFALGFFQSGTSKSADNTTLLNWYLGIWFNKISKFTAVWVANRDYPITDPIFKLSKLVVSGDGNLVILNNVTKSMIWSSQIESRRNASRKTLVVLSDNGNLVILDASNQSNVLWQSFDYPTDVMLPGSKLGRNKVTGQKYSLISKKNSDDPAAGLYCMELDPSDDRQCNAKLCNSSMVYFSTGEWNGRYFNAMPEMSSHVFQDSKFVDNDEEEYFTYTTIDHTVITICLLDVSGLLKQLIWVEEIQDWELVFFRPKDSCDVFSVCGPFTVCTDNALPLCSCMKGFSVKSPRDWELDDRHEGCTRNTPLDCSSSSNKSTAGLTDKFFPITSVRLPYDAHRMEAVASADECMQVCLRNCSCTAYSYGESGCSVWNGQLINLKQYNGTTNTNEDVLHLRLAAVELQSWGHGRRTMMGVAAAASVSAFSFLVFILLLMILRRKRRSCGHPVNRSEQGAGIVAFTYAHLQRATKNFSEKLGAGSFGSVFKGILSDSTTIAVKMLDGARQGEKQFRAEVSTIGMIQHVNLVKLIGFCCEGDKRLLVYEHMVNMSLDAHLFKSSSTILNWRTRYQIAIGIAKGLSYLHESCHDCIIHCDIKPENILLDASFVPKVADFGMAKLLGRDFSRVLTTMRGTIGYLAPEWISGVAITQKVDVYSYGMVLLEIISGRRNTLEEYDSSGNQAVYFPVQAAHKLLEGDVESLVDPQLQGDINIEEVVRACKVACWCIQDDDFNRPTMGGIVQVLEGLVELDMPQVPRLLEIILSSPGTNCI, from the exons ATGAGGGCTAGCGGGTTCACCGTTCACCATATGGACGTGAAGGCCGCATTCTTGAATGGTGATCTTCAGAAAGTGGTCTATGTACAGCAGTCGCCCGGCTTCATCTTCGGGAAGGCCGGCCAAGTTTTACGGTTGAAAAAGGCACTCTATGGACTCCGTCAAGCTTCGTGGGCATGGTACCCAAAGCTAGACACCTGCCTCACCTTACTTGGCACTAGGAACCACCATGAGCATGCGGTGTACACATGCCACACTACAAACAAGCACTG GATCGAAGCACGTCAATATGATTTGGACATTTTTATCACTCAATCTGCATATGTCCTGAACTTGTTGGAAAATGAGGCATG TACTCTGATGTCAGGCCAAGAGCTCACTGGTGCAAACAAGCTCATCTCAAGCAACGGCAGGTTTGCGCTCGGTTTCTTCCAATCAGGCACAAGTAAGTCAGCAGACAACACCACCTTGCTGAACTGGTACCTGGGAATATGGTTTAACAAGATATCAAAGTTCACAGCTGTGTGGGTTGCTAATAGAGATTATCCAATAACTGACCCCATCTTTAAGCTGTCAAAGTTGGTAGTCTCAGGGGATGGTAATCTTGTCATATTAAATAATGTAACCAAGTCCATGATCTGGTCTAGTCAGATTGAGAGTAGAAGAAATGCCAGCAGAAAAACTCTAGTAGTTCTGTCAGACAATGGGAACCTTGTCATACTAGATGCATCAAACCAATCCAATGTGTTGTGGCAGAGCTTTGACTACCCAACAGATGTCATGCTCCCTGGATCCAAGTTAGGAAGGAACAAGGTCACCGGTCAGAAATACAGTTTAATTTCAAAGAAGAACTCTGACGACCCAGCTGCAGGATTATACTGCATGGAGTTGGACCCCTCTGATGATCGGCAATGCAATGCTAAGCTTTGCAACTCGTCCATGGTGTACTTCTCCACCGGGGAATGGAATGGAAGATACTTCAACGCAATGCCAGAGATGTCGAGCCACGTTTTTCAGGACTCCAAATTTGTTGACAATGACGAAGAGGAGTACTTTACTTACACCACAATTGATCACACAGTAATCACAATCTGCTTGCTTGATGTCTCTGGCCTTCTGAAGCAGCTCATCTGGGTTGAAGAGATACAAGATTGGGAGCTGGTGTTCTTCCGGCCCAAGGATTCATGTGATGTTTTCTCTGTCTGTGGACCTTTCACAGTCTGCACTGACAACGCACTCCCACTGTGCAGCTGCATGAAGGGCTTCTCCGTGAAGTCACCAAGGGACTGGGAGCTTGATGACAGACATGAAGGTTGCACAAGAAATACCCCACTagactgcagcagcagcagcaacaaaagCACAGCAGGATTAACCGATAAGTTCTTCCCCATAACTAGTGTTAGATTGCCCTATGATGCTCACAGAATGGAAGCTGTTGCAAGTGCAGATGAATGTATGCAGGTTTGTCTAAGAAACTGCTCTTGCACCGCCTATTCATATGGCGAAAGTGGTTGTTCAGTGTGGAATGGTCAACTTATAAATCTGAAGCAGTATAATGGCACTACCAATACTAATGAAGATGTTCTTCACCTTCGCCTTGCTGCTGTAGAACTGCAAAGTTGGGGACATGGTAGAAGAACAATGAtgggtgttgctgctgctgcatccgTTTCTGCTTTCAGTTTCTTGGTGTTCATTCTGCTATTGATGATTTTGAGGAGGAAAAGGAGGTCATGTGGTCATCCAGTGAACAGAAGTGAACAAGGTGCTGGGATTGTAGCTTTCACCTATGCTCATTTACAGCGTGCAACTAAAAACTTTTCAGAGAAGTTAGGTGCAGGAAGTTTTGGCTCTGTATTCAAAGGAATTCTAAGTGACTCGACTACTATAGCAGTGAAGATGCTTGATGGTGCACGCCAAGGGGAGAAACAGTTTAGAGCTGAGGTCAGTACAATTGGAATGATCCAACATGTGAACTTAGTTAAACTAATTGGTTTCTGTTGCGAAGGTGATAAAAGGTTGCTTGTTTATGAACATATGGTAAACATGTCTCTTGATGCCCATTTATTTAAAAGCAGCAGCACAATTCTGAATTGGCGTACAAGGTACCAGATAGCCATAGGGATTGCTAAAGGGTTGTCCTATTTGCATGAGAGTTGCCACGACTGCATCATACACTGTGATATTAAGCCAGAAAACATACTTCTTGATGCATCGTTTGTTCCTAAGGTTGCAGACTTTGGGATGGCAAAACTTCTGGGAAGGGACTTCAGTCGAGTTCTAACAACAATGAGGGGGACAATAGGGTATCTTGCGCCTGAGTGGATTAGTGGAGTGGCTATTACACAAAAGGTTGATGTCTATAGCTACGGAATGGTACTGTTAGAAATCATATCAGGAAGGAGGAACACACTTGAAGAATATGATAGCAGCGGTAATCAGGCTGTTTATTTTCCCGTGCAAGCTGCACATAAGCTTCTAGAGGGAGATGTGGAGAGTTTGGTCGATCCCCAGTTACAGGGTGATATCAACATAGAGGAGGTTGTCAGGGCTTGTAAGGTTGCATGTTGGTGCATTCAAGATGATGACTTTAATCGGCCAACAATGGGTGGCATCGTACAGGTTCTAGAGGGTTTGGTTGAACTTGACATGCCCCAAGTGCCAAGACTACTCGAAATTATCTTGAGTAGCCCTGGTACAAACTGCATATAA